The Corynebacterium jeddahense genome has a window encoding:
- a CDS encoding type 1 glutamine amidotransferase gives MPKLTIGLVLPDVLGTYGDDGNALVLRERARRRGIDAHVQRILLDDDVPPTCDIYTLGGGEDAAQLIAAARLAASPGLQAAAADGRPVFAICAGLQVLGRTFRAHGEEVEGIGLIDVTTAPLTTRATGELASTPTHAGITAELTEPLTGFENHMGATTLGPEAQPLGAVTRGVGNGAGEGRVDGVVQGSVIATYMHGPALARNPQLADLLLARALDVPLADLEPLDLPVVDQLRRERLR, from the coding sequence GTGCCTAAGCTCACCATCGGCCTCGTCCTGCCCGACGTGCTGGGCACGTACGGCGACGACGGCAACGCGCTCGTCCTGCGCGAGCGCGCGCGCCGCCGCGGCATCGACGCGCACGTCCAGCGCATCTTGCTTGACGACGACGTCCCGCCCACCTGCGACATCTACACCCTCGGCGGCGGCGAGGACGCGGCCCAGCTCATCGCCGCGGCCCGCCTCGCCGCCTCCCCCGGCCTGCAGGCGGCGGCCGCGGACGGGCGCCCCGTCTTCGCCATCTGCGCCGGCCTCCAGGTTCTCGGCCGCACGTTCCGCGCGCACGGCGAGGAGGTCGAGGGCATCGGGCTCATCGACGTCACCACCGCGCCCCTGACCACCCGCGCCACCGGCGAGCTCGCCTCGACCCCGACGCACGCCGGCATCACCGCGGAGCTGACCGAGCCGCTCACCGGGTTTGAGAACCACATGGGCGCGACGACGCTCGGGCCCGAGGCGCAGCCGCTCGGCGCGGTCACCCGTGGCGTCGGCAACGGCGCGGGCGAAGGCAGGGTTGACGGGGTCGTGCAGGGCAGCGTCATCGCCACCTACATGCACGGCCCTGCACTCGCGCGCAACCCGCAGCTCGCGGACCTGCTGCTGGCCCGCGCCCTCGACGTCCCGCTCGCGGACCTCGAGCCCCTCGACCTCCCCGTCGTGGACCAGCTCCGCCGCGAGCGCCTGCGCTAG
- a CDS encoding YbaB/EbfC family nucleoid-associated protein, whose translation MTQPNDMQELIRQAAEVQAALQQAQMELLQTEVTGTAGGELVTITMTGGAEIVDLQIKPEAVDPEDVETLQDLILAAYRDAHNKAGKLAEEKIAPLTGGALGGQQGGAPFGGQQAGPGEVPFGGII comes from the coding sequence ATGACCCAGCCGAACGACATGCAGGAACTCATCCGCCAGGCCGCCGAGGTGCAGGCCGCGCTCCAGCAGGCGCAGATGGAGCTGCTGCAGACCGAGGTCACCGGCACCGCCGGCGGCGAGCTGGTCACCATCACGATGACCGGTGGCGCCGAGATCGTCGACCTGCAGATCAAGCCCGAGGCCGTCGACCCGGAGGACGTGGAGACGCTGCAGGACCTCATCCTCGCCGCCTACCGCGACGCGCACAACAAGGCGGGCAAGCTCGCCGAGGAGAAGATCGCCCCGCTCACCGGCGGCGCGCTCGGCGGCCAGCAGGGTGGCGCGCCGTTCGGTGGCCAGCAGGCCGGCCCGGGCGAGGTGCCGTTCGGCGGCATCATCTAA
- a CDS encoding cyclase family protein codes for MFVHLSHILDPDGPHYPTSPTLTTEPHAVIGQGSDSNDVISQLPNHFGTHMDAPRHFTPDGLTFAELPTERFNFDGDEILLIDVPAKGEPRSIVTVEDVEGEDFNGIRMLLIRTGFERFRDTDPETYMNEGPCLDPKLCEWLATETGVECVGMDWLSVAAPWNDLGTEAHRQLLGYYRDNFVTAIEDLSLAPVGDNWIDFLTLGGLRIKGIDSSQVSVTAFLNDLDFLDELDGRDGPDAEEASFDGVVRDPNAPAPAAEDEP; via the coding sequence ATGTTCGTGCACCTGAGCCACATCCTCGACCCCGACGGCCCCCACTACCCCACCTCGCCGACCCTGACCACCGAACCCCACGCGGTGATCGGGCAGGGCAGCGACTCCAACGACGTGATCAGCCAGCTGCCCAACCACTTTGGCACCCACATGGACGCCCCGCGCCACTTCACCCCCGACGGGCTCACGTTCGCCGAGCTGCCCACCGAGCGCTTCAACTTCGACGGCGACGAGATCCTGCTCATCGACGTCCCCGCCAAGGGCGAACCGCGCTCCATCGTCACCGTCGAGGACGTCGAGGGCGAGGACTTCAACGGCATCCGCATGCTGCTCATCCGCACCGGCTTCGAGCGCTTCCGCGACACCGACCCGGAGACGTACATGAACGAGGGCCCCTGCCTCGACCCGAAGCTGTGCGAGTGGCTCGCCACCGAGACCGGCGTCGAATGCGTCGGCATGGACTGGCTCTCCGTTGCCGCGCCGTGGAACGACCTCGGCACGGAGGCGCACCGCCAGCTCCTCGGGTACTACCGCGACAACTTCGTCACCGCCATCGAGGACCTCTCGCTCGCCCCGGTCGGCGACAACTGGATCGACTTCCTCACCCTCGGCGGCCTGCGCATCAAGGGCATCGACTCGTCGCAGGTGAGCGTCACGGCGTTCCTCAACGACCTCGACTTCCTCGACGAGCTCGACGGCCGCGATGGCCCCGACGCCGAGGAAGCGAGCTTTGACGGCGTCGTGCGCGACCCGAACGCGCCGGCCCCCGCCGCCGAGGACGAGCCCTAG
- the recR gene encoding recombination mediator RecR, with protein MFEGPLQDLIDEFSRLPGVGPKSAQRIAFYLLKAEPEDVDRLRAALAAVRDGVTFCRICNNVSRDEVCRICADSGRDKATVCVVEDAKDIQVIERTGEYSGRYHVLGGALDPLANVGPKDLAIAPLLQRIGGVLPDVDGEEAPEIAEVILATDPDTEGEATASYLVRLLKDFPALTISRLASGMPLGGDLEFVDELTLSRALTGRLKL; from the coding sequence GTGTTCGAGGGGCCGTTACAGGACCTTATCGACGAATTCTCGCGCCTGCCCGGCGTCGGGCCGAAGTCGGCGCAGCGCATTGCGTTTTATTTGCTGAAGGCGGAGCCGGAGGACGTCGATAGGCTGCGGGCTGCGCTTGCGGCGGTGCGCGACGGGGTGACGTTCTGCCGCATCTGCAACAACGTCTCGCGCGACGAGGTGTGCCGCATCTGCGCCGACTCGGGGCGCGACAAGGCGACGGTGTGCGTCGTGGAGGACGCGAAGGATATCCAGGTCATCGAGCGCACCGGCGAGTACTCCGGGCGCTACCACGTGCTCGGCGGCGCGCTCGACCCCCTCGCGAACGTCGGGCCGAAGGACCTCGCGATCGCGCCGCTGCTGCAGCGCATCGGCGGGGTGTTGCCGGACGTCGACGGGGAGGAGGCGCCGGAAATCGCGGAGGTCATCCTCGCCACCGACCCCGACACGGAGGGCGAGGCGACGGCGTCGTACCTGGTCAGGCTGCTCAAGGACTTCCCGGCGCTCACCATCTCGCGGCTCGCGTCGGGGATGCCACTCGGCGGGGACTTGGAGTTTGTCGACGAGCTCACGCTCTCCCGCGCCCTCACCGGGCGGCTCAAGCTCTAG
- a CDS encoding HNH endonuclease signature motif containing protein, producing MNPFEALALAVGAGAIDALAHYDRDALTTAGVKPDTLREWARIHTTYYGPTRYRTQQRRALTLARDNGTSLDKLVFIEKHLTRFTGTEQWKLRHALLSVRGTYETLRRRANDILPTAEPKPAKKQMTFSAPKHGRTRITITADDRRAADLEHALRHHIDPTQPAAPQMEAAFWNLIDAGETVPAAAPRPMILVPLPEYTRITAGLGDDVILTLTDGTTMTGAEFLALEFGEALDVAAFHPEAGAVNLYRTQRLANTKQRDLARLVMPVCAFPGCRHGAQACEIHHVTAWKHGGETNLDNLAPLCRYHNRVNDDDPSRNKRGHIAMIRGAPWWISPHGTPVKNSNRGAIDQLFG from the coding sequence ATGAACCCATTCGAAGCACTCGCACTCGCGGTCGGGGCCGGCGCCATCGACGCCCTCGCCCACTACGACCGCGACGCGCTCACCACCGCCGGCGTCAAACCCGACACGCTACGCGAATGGGCACGCATCCACACCACCTACTACGGGCCAACCCGCTACCGCACCCAGCAACGCCGCGCGCTCACCCTCGCCCGCGACAACGGCACAAGCCTGGACAAACTCGTCTTCATCGAAAAACACCTCACCCGCTTCACCGGCACCGAACAATGGAAACTACGCCACGCCCTGCTTTCCGTACGCGGCACCTACGAAACCCTGCGCCGCCGCGCCAACGACATCCTCCCCACCGCCGAACCTAAACCGGCGAAAAAACAAATGACGTTTTCCGCCCCCAAACACGGACGCACCCGCATCACCATCACCGCCGACGACCGCCGCGCCGCCGACCTCGAACACGCCCTCCGCCACCACATCGACCCCACCCAACCCGCAGCACCCCAAATGGAAGCCGCCTTCTGGAACCTCATCGACGCCGGCGAAACCGTCCCCGCCGCCGCACCCCGCCCCATGATCCTCGTCCCCCTACCCGAATACACCCGCATCACCGCAGGTTTAGGCGACGACGTCATCCTCACACTCACCGACGGCACCACCATGACCGGGGCTGAATTCCTCGCGTTGGAATTCGGCGAGGCGCTCGACGTCGCCGCGTTCCACCCCGAAGCAGGTGCCGTCAACCTCTACCGCACCCAACGCCTCGCCAACACGAAACAACGCGACCTCGCCCGGCTCGTCATGCCGGTGTGCGCGTTCCCGGGCTGCCGCCACGGGGCGCAAGCCTGCGAGATCCACCACGTCACCGCCTGGAAGCACGGCGGGGAAACCAACCTGGACAACCTCGCCCCGTTGTGTCGCTACCACAACCGCGTCAACGACGACGACCCATCGCGCAACAAACGCGGCCACATCGCCATGATCCGCGGCGCACCCTGGTGGATCAGCCCCCACGGAACCCCAGTGAAAAACTCCAACCGCGGGGCCATAGACCAACTCTTCGGCTAG
- a CDS encoding ferritin, protein MNEQLYTAINQQVTEEYAAAYIYRHLANEMDALSFPGLCEWFAAQAAEECEHALKFAKHLIDRGERVCPHPIEIDAPKIAGPLEAFKAALEHEKKVSEQIRTITRLADEVGDLESRPLLNWFLNEQIEEESTVGEIVDQLELVGADGSGLLRIDARLAGRPVPNPAAAE, encoded by the coding sequence ATCAACGAACAGCTCTACACCGCCATCAACCAGCAGGTCACCGAGGAGTACGCGGCGGCCTACATCTACCGCCACCTGGCCAACGAGATGGACGCGCTCTCCTTCCCCGGCCTCTGCGAATGGTTCGCCGCCCAGGCCGCCGAGGAGTGCGAGCACGCCCTGAAGTTCGCCAAACACCTCATCGACCGTGGCGAGCGCGTGTGCCCGCACCCCATCGAGATCGACGCGCCGAAGATCGCCGGCCCGCTCGAGGCGTTCAAAGCCGCGCTCGAGCACGAGAAGAAGGTCTCTGAGCAGATCCGCACCATCACCCGCCTCGCCGACGAGGTCGGCGACCTCGAGTCGCGCCCGCTGCTCAACTGGTTCCTCAACGAGCAGATCGAGGAGGAGTCCACCGTCGGCGAGATCGTGGACCAGCTCGAGCTCGTCGGCGCGGACGGTTCGGGGCTTTTGCGTATCGACGCCCGCCTGGCCGGCCGACCCGTCCCCAACCCCGCCGCGGCAGAGTAA
- a CDS encoding aminotransferase class I/II-fold pyridoxal phosphate-dependent enzyme, whose translation MSLKDLDQAQFDALAQETRQRYDELKARDLNLDLTRGKPSSEQLDLSNALLALPGEDDYTDATGADVRNYGNLAGIADIRELWGAALGLDPANVIAGDSSSLNIMFDLISYAYIWGTNDSPRPWKDEERVKWICPVPGYDRHFAITEHFGFEMVQVPMTPDGPDVDAVAELVKDPQVKGMWTVPIFGNPTGITFSPEVVEKLAAMETAAEDFRIVWDNAYAIHTLTDEFPANPNVLDIAARNGHPNRFWYMSSTSKITLAGAGVAFFASSKENLAWYSSHASIRGIGPNKVNQLAHARFFGDVDGLHTHMRKHAASLAPKFEAVIGILEERLGGYGVAEWTKPKGGYFISLDVTDGSATRVWELAKDAGITLTKAGASFPHGVDETDTNIRLAPSLPPLDEVRTAMDGVATCVLLACVDAAQR comes from the coding sequence ATGTCACTCAAGGACCTCGACCAAGCCCAGTTCGACGCCCTCGCGCAGGAGACGCGCCAGCGTTACGACGAACTCAAGGCCCGCGACCTCAACCTCGACCTCACGCGTGGCAAACCGTCGAGCGAGCAGCTCGACCTGTCCAACGCGCTGCTCGCGCTGCCGGGGGAGGACGACTACACCGACGCCACCGGCGCGGACGTGCGCAACTACGGCAACCTCGCCGGCATCGCCGACATCCGCGAGCTGTGGGGCGCGGCGCTGGGCCTCGACCCGGCGAACGTGATCGCGGGCGACTCCTCGAGCCTAAACATCATGTTCGACCTCATTTCCTACGCCTACATCTGGGGCACGAACGACTCGCCGCGCCCGTGGAAGGACGAGGAGCGCGTGAAGTGGATCTGCCCGGTGCCGGGCTACGACCGCCACTTTGCCATCACCGAGCACTTCGGCTTCGAGATGGTGCAGGTGCCCATGACGCCGGACGGGCCGGACGTGGACGCCGTCGCCGAGCTGGTAAAGGACCCGCAGGTCAAGGGCATGTGGACGGTGCCGATTTTCGGTAACCCGACGGGGATCACGTTCTCGCCGGAGGTCGTCGAGAAGCTGGCTGCGATGGAGACCGCCGCCGAGGACTTCCGCATCGTGTGGGACAACGCGTACGCGATCCACACCCTCACCGACGAGTTCCCCGCGAACCCGAACGTGCTGGACATCGCCGCGCGCAACGGCCACCCGAACCGGTTCTGGTACATGTCGTCGACCTCGAAGATCACGCTCGCGGGCGCGGGCGTGGCGTTCTTCGCGTCGTCGAAGGAGAACCTCGCGTGGTACTCCTCCCACGCCTCCATCCGCGGGATCGGCCCGAACAAGGTCAACCAGCTCGCCCACGCGCGCTTCTTCGGCGACGTCGACGGGCTGCACACCCACATGCGCAAGCACGCGGCGTCGCTCGCGCCGAAGTTCGAGGCCGTCATCGGCATCCTCGAGGAGCGCCTCGGCGGTTACGGCGTCGCCGAGTGGACCAAGCCGAAGGGCGGCTACTTCATCTCCCTCGACGTCACCGACGGCTCCGCCACCCGCGTATGGGAGCTGGCGAAGGACGCCGGCATCACGCTGACGAAGGCGGGCGCGTCGTTCCCGCACGGCGTCGACGAGACGGACACGAACATTCGCCTCGCGCCGTCGCTGCCGCCGCTCGACGAGGTGCGCACCGCCATGGACGGCGTGGCCACCTGCGTGCTGCTCGCGTGCGTGGACGCCGCGCAGCGGTAG
- a CDS encoding DNA polymerase III subunit gamma and tau encodes MALYRKYRPATFGEVIGQEQVTRPLSTALDNGRISHAYLFSGPRGCGKTSSARILARSLNCVEGPTSTPCGVCPSCVSLAPGGTGNLDVMEIDAASHGSVDDMRDLRERALFAPAESRYRVFIIDEAHMISKVGNNALLKIVEEPPEHLIFIFATTEPEKMLNTIRSRTHNYPFRLLAPQAMRELLEHVVAEEGVTVDENVYPLVIRAGGGSPRDTLSILDQLLSGAGPDGLTYELALPLLGATDLTLLDAAVDALADRDGAALFRTIDQVIESGHEPRRFALDLLDRMRDLLLIRSVPDAFGQGLVDAPSDRADVLTQEAQRFSPQHLAALATEVNDLVAGLRGATSPRLLLEIMMAHLLTLQPGGGALPTGAAGAAGAAGAAGHAGQAGQARGPQQAPPSQGVRQGGGAAAAAAAAAAAATPRAEQRPAAERPPQQPAQPQQPESAGDTDELFERIERDWTRLRQSVGERNKVAEIMLTEAKPLGFDGDVLVVGHHTGALAERINAEKNNADIAAVLSEKLGSRVEVRCVVGTDPAAANLRRPAKREVWTPPEQGGDGSSDGDDPAPAGGWDEPAPIGQPEPAEPAQPEPTQAAPAAPAQPARSAQPAQPAQKPQPTQRQDDWRAAAQAASQKAAEKAKRERDEIPPPPEPVDFEEEEPEASIREVAPYSREDEERDMAEQARDEEGSADRRDATQVAMDLLAQELGAKPL; translated from the coding sequence GTGGCTCTGTACAGGAAATACCGCCCCGCAACGTTCGGCGAAGTCATCGGCCAGGAGCAGGTGACCCGCCCGCTGTCCACCGCGCTGGACAACGGGCGCATCTCGCACGCCTACCTGTTCTCCGGCCCGCGCGGCTGTGGCAAGACTTCGTCCGCGCGCATCCTGGCGCGCTCCCTCAACTGCGTCGAGGGGCCGACGTCGACGCCGTGCGGGGTGTGCCCCTCGTGCGTCTCGCTCGCGCCGGGCGGGACGGGCAACCTGGACGTCATGGAGATCGACGCCGCCTCGCACGGCAGCGTCGACGACATGCGCGACCTGCGCGAGCGCGCCCTGTTCGCCCCGGCGGAATCGCGCTACCGCGTCTTCATCATCGACGAGGCCCACATGATCTCGAAGGTGGGCAACAACGCGCTGCTCAAGATCGTTGAGGAGCCGCCGGAGCACCTCATCTTCATCTTCGCCACCACCGAGCCGGAGAAGATGCTGAACACGATCCGCTCGCGCACGCACAACTACCCGTTCCGCCTCCTCGCGCCACAGGCGATGCGCGAGCTGCTCGAGCACGTGGTGGCCGAGGAGGGCGTGACCGTCGACGAGAACGTCTACCCCCTGGTCATCCGCGCCGGCGGCGGGTCCCCGCGCGACACACTGTCCATCCTGGACCAGCTGCTTTCCGGCGCCGGCCCGGATGGGCTGACGTACGAGCTCGCGCTCCCGCTGCTCGGCGCCACGGATCTCACGCTGCTCGACGCCGCCGTCGACGCCCTCGCCGACCGCGACGGGGCCGCGCTCTTCCGCACCATCGACCAGGTCATCGAGTCCGGCCACGAGCCGCGCCGCTTCGCGCTCGACCTGCTCGACAGGATGCGCGACCTCCTGCTCATCCGCAGCGTTCCCGACGCTTTCGGGCAAGGGCTTGTCGACGCACCTTCGGACCGCGCCGACGTCCTCACCCAGGAGGCGCAGCGGTTCTCCCCGCAGCACCTCGCAGCCCTGGCCACGGAGGTCAACGACCTCGTCGCAGGCCTGCGCGGGGCGACCTCGCCGCGCCTGTTGCTCGAGATCATGATGGCGCATCTGCTCACGCTCCAGCCGGGCGGCGGTGCGCTGCCGACGGGCGCGGCTGGCGCGGCGGGCGCGGCGGGTGCCGCGGGACATGCGGGTCAGGCTGGTCAGGCGCGCGGGCCGCAGCAGGCGCCGCCGTCGCAAGGCGTGCGCCAGGGCGGGGGCGCGGCCGCGGCTGCCGCTGCCGCTGCGGCCGCCGCCACGCCGCGCGCGGAGCAGCGCCCCGCCGCCGAGCGTCCGCCGCAGCAGCCAGCGCAGCCGCAGCAGCCGGAGTCGGCGGGGGACACGGACGAGCTGTTCGAGCGCATCGAGCGGGATTGGACGCGCCTGCGCCAGTCCGTCGGCGAGCGCAACAAGGTTGCCGAGATCATGCTCACCGAGGCGAAACCCCTCGGCTTCGACGGGGATGTGCTCGTCGTCGGCCACCACACCGGGGCGCTCGCCGAGCGCATCAACGCGGAGAAGAACAACGCGGACATCGCCGCCGTCCTCTCCGAGAAGCTTGGGTCGCGGGTGGAGGTGCGGTGCGTCGTCGGTACGGATCCGGCCGCCGCGAACCTGCGCCGCCCCGCGAAGCGCGAGGTGTGGACGCCTCCCGAGCAGGGTGGCGACGGCAGCAGTGACGGCGACGACCCCGCCCCTGCCGGCGGGTGGGACGAGCCCGCGCCCATCGGTCAGCCGGAACCGGCCGAGCCGGCCCAGCCGGAGCCGACCCAAGCAGCGCCAGCGGCGCCAGCGCAGCCGGCGCGGTCTGCACAGCCCGCACAGCCAGCGCAGAAACCCCAGCCGACCCAGCGCCAGGACGACTGGCGCGCCGCCGCCCAGGCCGCCAGCCAGAAGGCGGCCGAGAAGGCGAAGCGCGAGCGCGACGAGATCCCGCCGCCGCCGGAGCCGGTTGACTTTGAGGAGGAGGAACCGGAGGCGTCGATACGCGAGGTCGCCCCGTACTCCCGCGAGGACGAGGAGCGCGACATGGCGGAGCAGGCGCGCGACGAGGAGGGCAGCGCAGACCGCCGCGACGCGACGCAGGTGGCGATGGATCTGCTCGCCCAGGAGCTGGGCGCGAAGCCGCTGTAG